Proteins co-encoded in one Microcebus murinus isolate Inina chromosome 5, M.murinus_Inina_mat1.0, whole genome shotgun sequence genomic window:
- the CLDN20 gene encoding claudin-20 has translation MASAGLQLLAFILALSGVSGVLTATLLPNWKVNVDVGSNIITAIVQVHGLWMDCTWYSTGMFSCTLKHSILSLPIHVQTARATMVLACVLSALGICTATVGMKCTRLGGDRETKSHASFAGGVCFVSAGISGLIPTVWYTKEIIANFVDLSVPESNKHEPGGAIYIGFISAVLLFISGMIFCTSYTKKNLEAWLYSPRQERISTTQLENNSAYNLKDYV, from the coding sequence ATGGCTTCGGCAGGTCTCCAGCTCCTTGCTTTCATCCTGGCCTTATCCGGTGTCTCTGGAGTGCTCACAGCCACTCTGCTGCCTAACTGGAAGGTGAACGTGGATGTGGGCTCCAACATCATCACAGCCATCGTGCAGGTGCATGGGCTCTGGATGGACTGCACATGGTACAGCACTGGGATGTTCAGCTGCACCCTGAAACACTCCATTCTGTCCCTCCCCATCCATGTGCAGACTGCGAGGGCCACCATGGTCCTGGCATGTGTTCTGTCTGCTTTGGGGATCTGCACTGCCACGGTAGGAATGAAATGTACTCGCTTAGGAGGGGACAGAGAAACCAAGAGCCATGCTTCCTTTGCAGGAGGAGTCTGTTTCGTGTCTGCAGGAATCTCTGGTTTGATCCCAACAGTGTGGTACACCAAGGAGATCATAGCAAACTTTGTGGATCTGTCTGTTCCAGAAAGCAACAAACACGAACCTGGAGGAGCTATCTATATAGGATTCATTTCAGCAGTGCTGCTATTTATCTCTGGCATGATTTTCTGCACTTCCTACACAAAAAAGAATCTAGAAGCTTGGCTCTACTCACCTAGGCAAGAGCGAATCTCTACCACACAGCTAGAGAACAACTCAGCATACAACCTGAAGGATTATGTGTAA